tacaacatttttgaaatattttatgttgtcaattatcattatttatagtatttttacgatagatttaCTTAAAGAATGAGTggaaatttttgtatttttttaaaaacatattttatgttgtcaattatcatgatttataatatttttacgcattttttaaatataaaaaacccaaaaaaaaataagacaaataaattaaaatggacccaatatatgttatttttgttgtctcaatttatgtcacacaaataaaatttggagagtcatccaaattttaatttttttttaaaaaatgttttaagttattaattattgtgatttataatattttgatgtaactttcaaataactaacattactggtcactttgtcctaatttatgtgatatggataaaattacaaaattaacccttttaaaatttctttcagatattttaagttgttaattattattattatttataatacttttttggtaattttaaaatgatatgtgttattttttctgtcctaATATACGTGAGCCTGAAAGAATTCTGAGagtgaacctattttattatatagcttttaaatattttaaattggtaattattgtaatttttaatgctttttaagtcatttgtaaatgatatatgttgcttcctttgtcccattttatatagtataaataaaattcccaaaaccaactaaaattttaatatattttttaaaatattttaaattattaattattgcNNNNNNNNNNNNNNNNNNNNNNNNNNNNNNNNNNNNNNNNNNNNNNNNNNNNNNNNNNNNNNNNNNNNNNNNNNNNNNNNNNNNNNNNNNNNNNNNNNNNNNNNNNNNNNNNNNNNNNNNNNNNNNNNNNNNNNNNNNNNNNNNNNNNNNNNNNNNNNNNNNNNNNNNNNNNNNNNNNNNNNNNNNNNNNNNNNNNNNNNNNNNNNNNNNNNNNNNNNNNNNNNNNNNNNNNNNNNNNNNNNNNNNNNNNNNNNNNNNNNNNNNNNNNNNNNNNNNNNNNNNNNNNNNNNNNNNNNNNNNNNNNNNNNNNNNNNNNNNNNNNNNNNNNNNNNNNNNNNNNNNNNNNNNNNNNNNNNNNNNNNNNNNNNNNNNNNNNNNNNNNNNNNNNNNNNNNNNNNNNNNNNNNNNNNNNNNNNNNNNNNNNNNNNNNNNNNNNNNNNNNNNNNNNNNNNNNNNNNNNNNNNNNNNNNNNNNNNNNNNNNNNNNNNNNNNNNNNNNNNNNNNNNNNNNNNNNNNNNNNNNNNNNNNNNNNNNNNNNNNNNNNNNNNNNNNNNNNNNNNNNNNNNNNNNNNNNNNNNNNNNNNNNNNNNNNNNNNNNNNNNNNNNNNNNNNNNNNNNNNNNNNNNNNNNNNNNNNNNNNNNNNNNNNNNNNNNNNNNNNNNNNNNNNNNNNNNNNNNNNNNNNNNNNNNNNNNNNNNNNNNNNNNNNNNNNNNNNNNNNNNNNNNNNNNNNNNNNNNNNNNNNNNNNNNNNNNNNNNNNNNNNNNNNNNNNNNNNNNNNNNNNNNNNNNNNNNNNNNNNNNNNNNNNNNNNNNNNNNNNNNNNNNNATAtttatttctactatataataaaaggggttttattatgatattatatattatataaactcccttttattatatagtagaaaaataaatatatattatatatattatatagtagaaaaaatgatttattatattatatattatatagggagtttatgatgggacacaTAGAATGTCCCATGataaactccctcttatataatagtagaattacaattacaaaattaacccttttaaaatgtctttaagatattttaagttgttaattattattatttataatacttttttggtaattttaaaatgatatatgttattttttctatcccaatatatgtgacccgGATATAATTTTAAGagtgaacctattttattatatatcctttaaatataaaatattttaagtcatttgtaaatgattgattatattatattattatatattatataaactcccttatagtagaaaaataaatatatattatatagtagaaaaaatgatttattatattatatattatatagggagtttatgattGCTCCCTCTTATATAATAGGAGAATTTCCTTTAAATAATGGTGGTGTCcaacaataataaattattattgtatGGAATTTGATTCTCAAgttaagaaaaaagagagtaaaataTAACAAAGTGATAGGGAGACAGCTAAGCTGTGGAAAATTGGAATCTTCTTGAAAAGAGAACAAACActgtttctcttttcttttgacCAAAGAGATAGCTATTGCAAATTAAGAACACAGTCAGTATACTCCTACCATATTGTTTGCATATTGCTCTAGTATTCAATAGGTAAATTTAATCTCTTAATTCCTAGCAAAAATAGACAACCATCTCTAAGTTTTGCCATTGTTGTCCATCTATTGattctttgttttgttttgcaGATTTCAGAAATGGATATTGGCTTAGCAGTTGGTGGTGCATTTCTCTCTTCAGTCCTGCAAGTCCTATTCGATAGGCTTGCTCCTCAGGGCGAGCTGCTGAAGATGCTTCGAAGGGACAAGCATGATCTTCGGATTTTAAAGAAGCTGAGGATGACTTTGCTCAGTCTTCAGGCTGTACTAAGTGATGCACAGAATAAGCAAGCATCAAATCCATACGTGAATCAGTGGCTTAATGAGCTTCAAGATGCTGTGGACAGTGCTGAGAACTTAATTGAAGAAGTCAATTATGAAGTTTTGAAATTAAAGGTGGAAGGTCAGTGTCAAAATCTTGGAGAAACACGTCACCCGCAGGCAAGTCACCTCAGCTTGTCCTTGagtgatgatttttttcttaacatAAAGGATAAGTTGGAAGACAACATTGAAACATTGGAGGAGTTGCAAAAGCAAATTGGCTTCCTTGACCTGAAATCGTGTCTTGATTCAGGTAAACATGAAACTAGAAGACCTTCAACTTCTTTGGTTGATGAATCTGATATCTTTGGTAGGCAAAATGAAGTAGAGGAATTGATAGGCCGTTTATTGTTTGGGGATGCAAATGGAAAAAATTTGACTGTAGTTCCTATTGTTGGAATGGGGGGCGTTGGCAAGACAACACTTGCTAAAGCTGTTTACAATGATGAGAAGGTAAAATACCATTTTGATTTGAAAGCTTGGATCTGTGTGTCTGAACCATATGATGCTGTCAGAATAACAAAAGAGCTACTTCAAGAAATTAGCTCATTTGACTGTCTGATTAATAACACCCTTAATCAACTTCAGATCAAATTGAAGGAAAGCTTGAAAGGCAAAAAGTTTCTTATTGTTTTAGATGATgtctggaatgataactatgaTGAGTGGGATGACTTGAGAAATACATTTGTGCAAGGAGATATAGGAAGCAAGATCATTGTGACGACACGTAAGGAGAGTGTTGCCTTGATGATGGGTTATGGCGAAATGAATGTGGGCACTCTCTCTAGTGAAGTCTCTTGGGCTCTATTCAAACGACATTCATTAGAAAACAGGGAACTTGAGGAACATCCAAAATTTGAAGAGGTCGGAAAACAAATTTCACACAAGTGCAAAGGATTGCCTTTAGCTCTAAAGGCAATTGCTGGTATTTTACGCTCCAAATCAGAGGTGGATGAGTGGAGAGACATTTTAAGAAGTGAAATATGGGAGCTTCCAAGTCATTCGAATGGAATCTTACCAGCATTGATGTTGAGCTACAATGATCTTCCTCCACATTTGAAACGGTGTTTTGCTTTTTGTGCAATATATCCCAAAGATTATCCATTTTGCAAAGAACAAATTATTCACCTGTGGATTGCTAATGGTCTTGTACAGCAGTTGCATTCAGCTAACCAATACTTTCTCGAGTTGAAATCGAGATCATTGTTTGAAAGGGTCCAAGAGTCTTCTGAATGGAATTCGAGGGAATTCTTAATGCATGACCTTGTCAATGATTTGGCCCAAATTGCATCTTCAAATCTTTGTATCAGGTTGGAAGAGAACCAGGGATCTCATATGTTGGAACAAAGTCGGCACATATCCTATTCAATGGGAGAAGGTGATTTCAAAAAGTTGAAACCCTTGTACAAATTGGAGCAGCTGAGGACATTGCTTCCCATCAATATCCAGCGGCGTTCATTCCGTCTAAGCAAGAGGGTGCTGCATGACATATTTCCAAGACTAACATCCCTAAGGGCACTATCACTGTCTCGTTATGAGAATGAGGAGTTGCCAAATGACTTGTTTATGAAATTAAAGCACCTAAGATTTTTGGACCTTTCTTGGACACAGTTAAAAAAGTTGCCAGATTCAATTTGTCTACTGTACAACTTAGAGACACTTCTCTTGTCACATTGTAGTTATCTTAAGGACCTACCGCTGCAAATGGAAAAGCTAATCAATTTGTGTCACCTTGATATTAGCCGCACTTCTCGCTTGAAGATGCCGCTACATCTGAGCAAGTTGAAAAGCCTTCATATGCTATTTGGAGCTAAGTTTCTTCTTACTGGTTGCAGTAGTTTGAGAATTGGGGATTTGGGTGAAGTGCATAACTTGTATGGATCTCTATCAATTGTAGAGTTGCAAAATGTGGTTGATAGAAGGGAAGCTCAGAAGGCAAACATGAGGGAAAAGGAACATGTTGAAAGGTTATCTTTGGAGTGGAGCGGAAGAATTGCTGACAATTCACAAACTGAAAGAGACATACTTGATGAGCTACAACCAAATGCAAGCATAAAAGAACTCCAAATCATCGGATATAGAGggacaaaatttccaaattggCTAGCTGATCATTCATTTCATAAGCTAATAAAATTGTCTCTTAGCGACTGCAAGGACTGTGATTCCTTGCCAGCACTAGGACAACTTCCTTCTTTGAAATTCCTTTGGATTAGGGGGATGCATCAAATAACAGAGATGACTGAAGAGTTCTATGGTAGTTTGTCCTCCACAAAGCCATTTAACTCTCTTGAGAAGCTTGAATTTGTAGATATGCCGGAGTGGAAGCAGTGGCATGTACTGGGGAAGGGAGAATTCCCTATACTTGAGGAACTTTCGATTGAAGATTGCCCCAAGTTGATCGGAAGGTTGCCTGAAAATCTTTCTTCTCTGACAGGATTGAGAATTTCAAAATGCCCTGAACTCAGTTTGGAGACACCTATccaactttcaaatttaaaagagtttaaagttgttGATTCTCCAAAGGTTGGAGTTGTTTTTGATGATGCTCAACTGTTTACATCTCAACTTGAGGGAATGAAACAAATTGTTGAATTAGTAATTACTGATTGTAAGTCTCTTACCTCCTTACCTATTAGCACTCTGCCGAGTACCTTGAAGAGAATAAGAATATCTGGTTGCGGGAAACTAAAATTGGAGGCGTCGACGAACGCTATGTTTCTCGAGGAACTGTCTCTAAAAGGATGTGATTCACCTGAGTTTGTCCCAAGAGCACGCTATTTGAGTGTAAGGAGTTGCCACAACCTTACTAGACTTTTGATTCCTACTGCCACTGAAAGACTCGATATTATTGATTGTGAGAATCTTGAAATACTTTCAGTGGCATGTGGGACTCAGATGACGTGGTTGCATATTTATAACTGTAAGAAGCTGAAGTCTCTGCCAGAGCATATGCAGGAACTCCTTCCATCCCTCAAGGAACTGTCATTGGAAAAATGTCCAGAAATAGAGTCCTTTCCTGAAGGAGGATTGCCCTTCAATTTACAACTTCTTGGGATCTGGAATTGCGAGAAACTGGTGAATGGACGAAAGGATTGGCGTTTACAGAGACTCCACCGTCTCGAAGAGTTGAGTATCATCCATGATGGCAACTACGAAGAGATTCTGGCAGATGAGAATTGGGAGTTGCCTTGCTCTATTCAAAAGCTTACTATATCCAATCTGAAATCATTTAGCAGCCAAGTTCTCAAAAGCCTCACCTCTCTTAAGTACCTATATGCTGCTAATTTACCTCAAATGCAGTCACTGCTGGAAGAAGGGCTTCCTTCATCTCTTTCTGAGCTAGAATTATATCACCATCATGACCTTCATTCACTACCATCCGAAGGTCTTCAGCGCCTCATGTTGCTTCGACATCTAGCCATTTGGAATTGCCCTAATCTCCAATCTCTTGCCAAATCGGAGATGCCCTCCTCCCTCTCTAAGCTGAGAATCTTGAATTGCTCTAATCTCCAATCTCTTGCTGAATTGGGGATGCCCTCTTCACTCTCTGAGCTGGTCATTACTAATTGCCCTAATCTCCAATCTCTTCCAGTAAAAGGGATGCCCTCTTCCATCTCTACACTAACTATTTACTGGTGCCCATTGCTAAAACCACTCCTAGAATTTAACAAGGGAGAATACTGGCCAAATATTGCTCATATTTCCACCATAAATATTGATGAAGAATTCCAGTAATGGTGCTATTAAAATTTTTGCTTACTTCAATTTGCTTGCTTGTTAATTCAATATCTTGCTTCTATTATTTAAGGCATGTTATATCACATTGATTTCAAGTTTGATGCAACTGCATTTGATAGTACATactgagttttttttttgtaaatatttgtatCTTTAGCACAATAGCCTTTGTGTTTGTGTGGATACTAGTTTATGGGAACGTTGTACGTTTatctcaaaatatatatatatatatatatatatatatatatatatatatatatatgtgtgtgcaTGAATAATAAAAACTCATAAGcatgaaaataaaaactaaactgATACATATGTTGAATATCGTCATGATAAACTCAAATACGGTTAGAAGTCATATGAATCTTGTTTCAATTCAAAcatatgcaaaaaataaaatagtaaaatgaATTGATTGTATAATAATTATTACAAAgcatagaaagaaaaatataacatcAAACACATAAGcacaaaaaaaatcttcaataataataactaaacaAATTGAGATGCAAATGAGGAATTTGTGGAAGGAAAAAAGAAGCATGAaagttaggggtcgtttggtgtgaaggataaCTTAAAATAGTCctgggattaaattatagtgccacttaatttgttgtttggttggcaagtccgggataacttatcctgagattaataattagtatcgggataagttatcccttcccatgggtggtatagtaatcccgggataaaatgaccaaatgacaaaaatgtcccTTTAAACACTTTTTATATATTACTTTTCACATccatgaagggtatttttgtaaacttatatgttgttcttaaaatttattattttgaatacaacaaaccaaacactcaataaaaaataatcttcgcataacttatcccatcataacttgaattcaaaccaaacgactaAGTATTATATGTTTTAACTTTTCCTTTCATATTTGATTGTTCTTTCCTCAGAAGAAACGTATGAGACTCTATTAATTGAAAATCTCTTCTTCTCATATCATAAACACAatagcattcacaatgtagtcgtttagagAGTTTTGTTCAAGGAGAGATTATTCTCTaaattgaatttatatatttttaatattagttttcaATATGTAGGTCACTTGaccaaatcatatttttttctcctttttttataatacatttttagtatgtttttatttgttatccAATTTATCAACTATGATTTGCAAATGTAAGTTTCTGCATGATTACCAATCGCGAGTTCATGTCGGATCAATGTAAAGTGGTGTCCATCTTTCATGTATCTATAGATCGAAGAAGCTTTAGATCTGCTTGAAATGAGATTTGCAAGTTATGGGAACACCAGTTGCAGTTGTGCATCTTCTTTGGTTAGGGGACTCATGATTCACCTCAACCAAGTATGATGTGTGTTTGGATCTTTAGCACAACAAATATTTGGACTGAAGTTCTAAGCATTAAACTGATAAATACTTCTAAGATTATTTTACCTAGTCATTTATTCAGACTAGTTTCACTatacgtgcgttgcacgtgtgtatcatatcatatagtaTACGATATTGTAAAATGGAAATGAAATTAATATCactaaattaagtttttttagTAAATGATTATAATTAAAAGAACATAGCAAAAGTGGTTTTAATTGATTAATACAGATTGTCAtagagttaattattttttgagatcaaaataaccaaatatcattaaaacatttcaaaatatattcaaagtttaaatatggggagaaagtgacatttttttaatagtattattttttacttcactcaattttgtaaacaaattttatcaaaatagaaaaaaatgtcatcaatagCCTTTTATTTTAAGGTTATGACCGTAAATAATGAACACCATTTAAGTACAATTTTTATCTTAAACATTTATGCTTGAAATATGTGCATGACCTTAATAatgattaccataaatattcaaatgttttatctgtatatgtaatatatattttttagaaaatatttttactcaattaatatttgagtaaagTTATCATAGAGAGGTAATATTACGAAAAAAGGTACTTCTATAGTGAATGCCAACATTGTTATAAGTAGAATGTTATagagataatatatatatatatatatataatatcaaaaatgAGTTCTAAAAAATGAGGTTGTTACAGTGAAATGTTGTTATAATGTATGTCAAATATTTAGCTTGACCAAttctttgtttatatatattactgAGCATAATTTCATGTTAATTTATGAACAACGTCACCTTGGtgtaaaatatttcatttctttatgtttctACCATATCTTTGCGGAATTtagtcttctccttttttttttttgctgcaTACATATCACTTAATTgttgtctaatgaaagtatctagTATATAATAGAAGTTGTATCGTGATATAAAACGTTaaacttttttattaaaaaaaactattagataaataaaatttaaagtattatttatagaatttctttaatttgatttaagaacattttatgatcaatcactattttcttatctaatTTTATATAGCTACCAGGGAGTATATCTTGTGACATAACATTTTCTAAGATTAAAATGAATGCAAAATAACAGGAAAttcatacataaatttttttacactcattataaatatacataaagaaaaaatatatggaaCACAATTCGTAGCCGATAAATAAGCAAGACgaaatatatgttcatgctatATTCACTCTAGTATTTcatttgattgaaatctctTGTCACCAACACTTAA
This sequence is a window from Solanum stenotomum isolate F172 unplaced genomic scaffold, ASM1918654v1 scaffold17211, whole genome shotgun sequence. Protein-coding genes within it:
- the LOC125850458 gene encoding putative disease resistance RPP13-like protein 1 yields the protein MDIGLAVGGAFLSSVLQVLFDRLAPQGELLKMLRRDKHDLRILKKLRMTLLSLQAVLSDAQNKQASNPYVNQWLNELQDAVDSAENLIEEVNYEVLKLKVEGQCQNLGETRHPQASHLSLSLSDDFFLNIKDKLEDNIETLEELQKQIGFLDLKSCLDSGKHETRRPSTSLVDESDIFGRQNEVEELIGRLLFGDANGKNLTVVPIVGMGGVGKTTLAKAVYNDEKVKYHFDLKAWICVSEPYDAVRITKELLQEISSFDCLINNTLNQLQIKLKESLKGKKFLIVLDDVWNDNYDEWDDLRNTFVQGDIGSKIIVTTRKESVALMMGYGEMNVGTLSSEVSWALFKRHSLENRELEEHPKFEEVGKQISHKCKGLPLALKAIAGILRSKSEVDEWRDILRSEIWELPSHSNGILPALMLSYNDLPPHLKRCFAFCAIYPKDYPFCKEQIIHLWIANGLVQQLHSANQYFLELKSRSLFERVQESSEWNSREFLMHDLVNDLAQIASSNLCIRLEENQGSHMLEQSRHISYSMGEGDFKKLKPLYKLEQLRTLLPINIQRRSFRLSKRVLHDIFPRLTSLRALSLSRYENEELPNDLFMKLKHLRFLDLSWTQLKKLPDSICLLYNLETLLLSHCSYLKDLPLQMEKLINLCHLDISRTSRLKMPLHLSKLKSLHMLFGAKFLLTGCSSLRIGDLGEVHNLYGSLSIVELQNVVDRREAQKANMREKEHVERLSLEWSGRIADNSQTERDILDELQPNASIKELQIIGYRGTKFPNWLADHSFHKLIKLSLSDCKDCDSLPALGQLPSLKFLWIRGMHQITEMTEEFYGSLSSTKPFNSLEKLEFVDMPEWKQWHVLGKGEFPILEELSIEDCPKLIGRLPENLSSLTGLRISKCPELSLETPIQLSNLKEFKVVDSPKVGVVFDDAQLFTSQLEGMKQIVELVITDCKSLTSLPISTLPSTLKRIRISGCGKLKLEASTNAMFLEELSLKGCDSPEFVPRARYLSVRSCHNLTRLLIPTATERLDIIDCENLEILSVACGTQMTWLHIYNCKKLKSLPEHMQELLPSLKELSLEKCPEIESFPEGGLPFNLQLLGIWNCEKLVNGRKDWRLQRLHRLEELSIIHDGNYEEILADENWELPCSIQKLTISNLKSFSSQVLKSLTSLKYLYAANLPQMQSLLEEGLPSSLSELELYHHHDLHSLPSEGLQRLMLLRHLAIWNCPNLQSLAKSEMPSSLSKLRILNCSNLQSLAELGMPSSLSELVITNCPNLQSLPVKGMPSSISTLTIYWCPLLKPLLEFNKGEYWPNIAHISTINIDEEFQ